A stretch of the Ornithodoros turicata isolate Travis chromosome 4, ASM3712646v1, whole genome shotgun sequence genome encodes the following:
- the LOC135392268 gene encoding uncharacterized protein LOC135392268, whose amino-acid sequence MDSSNSKKHDRYRKRHRTDVLATQSLDLTPEPWFAKVLIIHGENESKPLSKVSPFVIAKELEKAIGKSYSAKKLTTGDLQIDVQTRQQSSTLLSLNRIADVPVTVSRHRTLNIVKGVISEHELLDCSDAEIEEGLKDEGVVTARRITMRRDGKEISTKHIVLSFQLHKLPTTIKAGYINCHVRPYIPNPRRCFKCQRFGHGSQVCRGQATCPKCAGTDHAAETCEKDVRCANCKGNHPVYSRSCPRWKEEKDILKVKVTQNLSYRDAKAQVEFSKKGTFSEVVRRGVAPLRKSVETQTSGSLPHTPPTQEKPAESLLPLVPAAQGGSREVAATTSTEVDGELSVWDGLTGGSSQAATHTMDVDDDDCMSQKSSSSLPPNPSPWKEQRTKKGGRGRGSTSLGKHKPPRVTPPT is encoded by the coding sequence ATGGATTCTTCAAACTCAAAAAAACATGATCGGTACCGAAAGCGGCACCGCACCGATGTACTAGCAACACAATCACTGGACCTCACACCagaaccatggtttgcaaaggTCCTGATCATCCATGGAGAAAACGAGTCTAAGCCCCTGAGCAAAGTATCACCATTTGTGATCGCGAAGGAACTGGAAAAAGCCATAGGGAAGTCCTACTCCGCGAAAAAGTTGActacaggagacttgcagatcGATGTCCAGACACGACAGCAAAGCTCGACTCTGCTTTCCCTGAACAGAATTGCTGACGTACCTGTTACAGTTTCGAGGCATCGTACACTGAACATAGTGAAGGGCGTGATATCTGAGCATGAACTTCTTGATTGTTCAGATGCTGAAATCGAAGAAGGTCTAAAGGATGAAGGTGTTGTGACAGCGCGGCGAATAACTATGCGTCGAGACGGTAAGGAGATTTCCACTAAACACATTGTCCTTTCATTTCAATTACATAAGCTTCCCACTACCATTAAAGCAGGGTACATCAACTGTCACGTCCGGCCATATATCCCAAATCCGCGGAGGTGCTTTAAGTGCCAACGTTTTGGCCACGGCTCGCAGGTCTGTCGTGGACAGGCCACCTGCCCGAAATGCGCAGGCACGGATCACGCTGCAGAGACCTGTGAGAAGGATGTCAGATGTGCAAACTGTAAAGGTAATCATCCTGTCTACTCTCGCTCCTGTCCACGGTGGAAGGAAGAGAAAGACATACTGAAGGTCAAAGTGACACAGAATCTTTCGTACAGAGATGCAAAAGCGCAGGTTGAGTTTTCAAAAAAGGGAaccttctccgaagtggtgcgcaggggagtagcaccactgaggaaatctgtagagacccagacttctgggtctctaccccacactccccccacACAAGAAAAGCCTGCGGAGAGCTTGCTTCCGCTGGTACCAGCTGCTCAGGGGGGCAGCCGGGAAGTAGCGGCCACaacctctacggaggttgatggcgagctgtcagtttgggacgggctcACAGGGGGCTCATCCCAGGCTGCCACACACACGATGgatgttgacgatgatgactgcatgtcgcagaaatcatcgtcaagcCTTCCCCCCAATCCTTCCCCATGGAAGGAACAGAGAACGAAAAAAGGAGGCCGAGGCAGGGGTAGTACGTCCCTAGGGAAACATAAGCCCCCAAGGGTTACACCTCCCACATAA